From a region of the Odoribacter splanchnicus DSM 20712 genome:
- a CDS encoding glucose-6-phosphate isomerase — protein sequence MDSIKFDYSKICNFVTKEEMIALYPEARQALKSLKEGTGKGSDFLGWLNLPVEITSEQLADIEKTAAELRARTQVMVVIGIGGSYLGARAVIEALADSFHNYENTGMKVIFAGHNIGEDYYHELIHYLQNKEFGICVISKSGTTTEPAIAFRLLKELLEAKVGKEEAGKRIVAITDASKGALRTLADQEGYKTFVIPDNVGGRFSVLTPVGLLPIAIAGFDIKELVQGAIEMRKACIDDEKSIALEYAVARTALYRKGYAVELLANFNPKLHYITEWWKQLYGESEGKANKGIFPAGVDFTTDLHSMGQYIQQGVRMLMETVISVGKPHYQVQIPSDAANLDKLNFLAGKRVDEVNKMAELGTQIAHVDGGVPNMKVCMPALTAQYIGQLFYFFELACGISGSMLGVNPFDQPGVEAYKNNMFALLDKPGYEEASKAIKAKI from the coding sequence ATGGACAGTATTAAGTTTGATTACAGTAAAATCTGTAATTTCGTCACTAAAGAAGAAATGATTGCCCTGTATCCTGAGGCCCGGCAGGCATTGAAAAGCCTGAAAGAGGGAACCGGTAAAGGGAGTGATTTTTTAGGATGGTTGAACCTGCCTGTAGAAATCACCTCTGAACAGTTGGCAGATATCGAGAAAACGGCAGCCGAACTTAGAGCACGTACTCAGGTAATGGTCGTTATCGGTATCGGAGGCTCTTATCTGGGGGCACGGGCTGTCATCGAGGCTTTGGCAGATAGTTTCCACAACTATGAAAATACCGGTATGAAAGTGATTTTTGCAGGTCATAATATCGGTGAAGATTATTACCATGAATTGATTCACTACCTTCAGAATAAAGAGTTCGGTATCTGCGTGATTTCGAAATCAGGAACGACAACCGAACCGGCCATCGCTTTTCGTTTATTGAAAGAATTGCTGGAAGCTAAAGTAGGTAAAGAAGAAGCTGGAAAGCGAATTGTGGCGATTACGGATGCTTCGAAGGGAGCTTTACGTACATTAGCCGATCAGGAAGGATATAAAACTTTCGTTATCCCGGATAATGTAGGAGGACGTTTCTCCGTTCTGACACCGGTGGGATTATTGCCTATCGCTATCGCTGGGTTCGACATCAAAGAATTGGTTCAGGGAGCTATAGAAATGCGTAAGGCTTGCATCGATGACGAAAAAAGTATCGCCCTGGAATATGCCGTGGCCCGGACAGCTCTTTACCGGAAAGGATATGCCGTGGAATTGTTAGCTAACTTTAATCCGAAACTGCACTATATCACCGAGTGGTGGAAACAGCTTTACGGCGAGAGTGAAGGGAAAGCAAACAAAGGTATCTTCCCGGCAGGTGTTGATTTTACAACCGATTTGCATTCCATGGGGCAGTATATCCAGCAAGGGGTGCGCATGTTGATGGAAACCGTAATCTCTGTCGGGAAACCCCACTATCAGGTGCAGATTCCTTCGGATGCCGCTAATCTGGATAAGCTGAATTTTCTGGCCGGGAAACGGGTAGACGAAGTGAACAAAATGGCCGAACTGGGTACCCAAATTGCACACGTCGACGGCGGAGTGCCGAATATGAAGGTTTGTATGCCGGCTTTAACCGCTCAGTATATCGGGCAACTGTTTTATTTCTTCGAATTGGCTTGTGGTATCTCCGGAAGTATGTTGGGCGTGAATCCATTCGACCAACCAGGAGTGGAAGCCTATAAAAACAATATGTTTGCCCTGCTGGACAAACCCGGATATGAAGAAGCTTCCAAAGCGATTAAAGCAAAAATTTAG
- a CDS encoding bifunctional nuclease family protein, with translation MDRIRLKVLGLSYSMSQAGAYALILADEQDMHRIPIVIGMPEAQSIAIQLEKMQTQRPLTHDLIKKLADALQVTLKEAFIYRLDSGIFYSELLFEKDTQQIKIDSRTSDAIALALRYDCPIYSTPEIVEKAGIAVGQETGQTESPEKEEVVQQPYSVQELTRMLDEAVRNEEYEKASKIRDLLKEMGK, from the coding sequence ATGGATAGGATAAGACTGAAAGTTTTAGGTCTGTCGTATAGTATGTCGCAGGCCGGTGCATACGCTCTGATTTTAGCCGATGAGCAGGATATGCATCGGATTCCGATCGTTATCGGGATGCCTGAAGCACAGTCGATAGCTATTCAGCTTGAAAAGATGCAGACTCAGCGGCCGTTGACTCACGACCTGATCAAGAAGTTGGCGGATGCGTTGCAAGTCACTTTAAAAGAAGCTTTTATCTATCGTCTGGATTCCGGAATTTTTTATTCGGAATTGCTATTTGAGAAAGATACTCAACAAATCAAAATAGATTCCCGGACATCGGATGCCATTGCTTTGGCTTTGCGTTATGATTGTCCTATTTATTCTACGCCTGAAATTGTGGAAAAGGCCGGTATTGCGGTCGGTCAGGAAACAGGACAGACCGAATCCCCCGAAAAAGAAGAGGTCGTGCAACAACCCTATTCCGTTCAGGAATTGACCCGGATGCTGGACGAGGCTGTCCGGAATGAAGAGTATGAAAAGGCATCGAAGATCAGGGATCTGCTAAAAGAGATGGGGAAATAA
- a CDS encoding L-serine ammonia-lyase — protein sequence MKSIREIYNIGYGPSSSHTMGPSRAAGLFLEKNPGAEKFRVTLYGSLALTGKGHGTDSAILKVIDRPDAVEIVWKPDISLPRHPNGMLFEAFVQGNTVDSWEVYSVGGGALWDELGTFDDGNLYPETSMAEVMKWCLDEGCTFVDYVEKYEGSEIFTYLEEVWKQMQETVEKGLVTEGVLPGALKLARKASSYNIKALQSSGSSRPMGMLFAAALAVSEENAGGGRVVTAPTCGASGVLPALMYFMKYDQEMPDYRIIRGLATAGLIGNIVKSNGSISGAEVGCQGELGTACAMAAGAATQIWGGTPRQIEYAAEMGFEHNLGLTCDPVMGYVQIPCIERNAFVAQKAREAALYALFSDGRHMVSFDDVVKTMMETGRDMQAKYRETSLGGLAHVCLRELSHMPRKNKK from the coding sequence ATGAAATCGATACGTGAGATTTACAATATCGGATACGGACCGTCTTCCAGTCATACGATGGGACCGAGCCGTGCTGCCGGATTATTTTTGGAAAAGAACCCCGGAGCAGAAAAGTTCAGGGTCACACTTTACGGAAGTTTGGCGCTGACGGGGAAAGGCCATGGTACAGACAGTGCTATTCTGAAGGTTATAGACCGTCCCGATGCTGTAGAGATCGTTTGGAAACCGGATATCAGTCTGCCCCGCCATCCCAATGGGATGTTGTTCGAGGCTTTTGTACAAGGGAATACGGTTGATAGTTGGGAGGTATATAGTGTGGGTGGAGGCGCATTGTGGGACGAGTTGGGTACTTTCGACGACGGAAATCTCTACCCGGAGACAAGTATGGCCGAGGTGATGAAATGGTGTCTGGACGAAGGATGTACTTTTGTAGATTATGTAGAAAAATACGAGGGAAGTGAGATATTCACTTATCTGGAAGAGGTGTGGAAACAGATGCAGGAGACGGTAGAGAAAGGCCTGGTGACGGAGGGGGTACTGCCCGGAGCCTTGAAATTGGCCCGGAAAGCAAGTTCCTATAATATTAAAGCTCTGCAATCGTCCGGGTCTTCCCGGCCGATGGGTATGCTTTTCGCGGCAGCTTTAGCTGTCTCGGAAGAAAATGCCGGTGGTGGCCGGGTGGTGACTGCTCCTACTTGTGGGGCTTCCGGAGTTTTGCCGGCTTTGATGTATTTCATGAAATACGATCAGGAGATGCCGGATTACCGGATTATCCGGGGATTGGCAACTGCCGGGTTGATCGGTAATATTGTGAAAAGTAACGGTTCGATTTCAGGAGCCGAAGTGGGATGCCAGGGCGAGTTGGGGACTGCCTGTGCAATGGCTGCCGGAGCAGCTACCCAGATTTGGGGAGGTACTCCCCGGCAGATCGAATATGCTGCCGAAATGGGATTCGAGCATAATTTGGGACTGACTTGCGATCCTGTGATGGGATACGTACAGATCCCCTGTATCGAACGGAATGCTTTTGTAGCTCAAAAGGCTCGGGAAGCTGCTTTGTACGCCCTGTTTTCCGACGGTCGGCACATGGTTTCTTTCGACGATGTGGTGAAGACGATGATGGAAACCGGGAGGGATATGCAGGCCAAATACCGGGAAACCAGTTTGGGCGGATTAGCTCATGTATGCTTGAGGGAGCTAAGCCATATGCCCCGGAAAAATAAGAAGTAA
- a CDS encoding 6-phosphofructokinase → MRTIAILCGGGPAPGINTVVATVTKVFLKDGFRVLAIHEGYKGLFAAHPEVEELTYEKADQIYSRGGSAIKMSRFKPEDQDFTTALFVKEGIELLVTIGGDDTASTANRLTKYLAAHQVNIRNIHVPKTIDNDLPLPEGIPTFGFTSAKEMGVTIGKVIKAEASTTQNWYLLMSMGREAGHLAFEIGKGIHASMIIIPEMFNKTQITIDKIVRLIISSMIKRRIVGQKFGVVVVGEGIFHFLQDEDIASSGITFDYDAHGHPELSEVSKAHVISKILKNRLKELNLDIICRPVEVGYSLRCVDPSAFDLTYCTTLGIGVKKLYDEGHSGCMVAVNLEEEVIPVYLKDVEDEHGKIRTRLVNIDKEVVRQTLAENIYYLTAQDRSLARKWLADPEPFEYERILG, encoded by the coding sequence ATGAGAACTATCGCAATCCTGTGTGGCGGAGGACCGGCACCGGGTATTAATACAGTTGTGGCAACTGTAACCAAAGTGTTTTTGAAAGACGGATTCCGGGTTTTGGCTATCCACGAAGGGTATAAAGGATTATTTGCTGCACATCCCGAGGTGGAGGAACTGACTTATGAAAAAGCCGATCAAATCTACAGCCGTGGAGGCTCTGCCATAAAGATGAGCCGTTTTAAACCGGAAGACCAGGATTTCACGACAGCTTTGTTTGTAAAAGAAGGTATTGAATTGCTGGTGACTATCGGAGGAGACGATACCGCTTCGACGGCTAACCGACTGACGAAATATCTGGCAGCTCATCAGGTAAATATCCGGAATATCCATGTCCCTAAGACAATAGACAATGACCTGCCTCTGCCGGAAGGTATACCGACTTTCGGGTTTACTTCCGCCAAAGAAATGGGGGTGACTATCGGTAAAGTGATAAAAGCAGAGGCATCTACGACCCAAAACTGGTATCTACTGATGTCTATGGGAAGGGAAGCCGGCCACCTGGCTTTCGAGATCGGTAAGGGGATACATGCTTCCATGATCATTATCCCGGAAATGTTCAATAAGACACAAATTACGATCGATAAAATTGTTCGCCTGATCATATCTTCCATGATCAAACGCCGGATCGTGGGGCAGAAATTCGGTGTCGTTGTAGTAGGTGAAGGAATTTTTCATTTTCTACAGGATGAAGATATTGCTTCTTCCGGAATCACTTTCGATTATGACGCTCACGGACATCCTGAATTGTCGGAAGTGAGTAAAGCCCATGTGATCAGTAAAATACTTAAAAACCGGTTGAAAGAACTGAATCTGGATATTATTTGCCGTCCGGTAGAAGTGGGGTATTCTTTGAGGTGTGTGGATCCTTCGGCTTTTGATTTGACTTATTGCACCACTTTGGGAATCGGAGTGAAAAAACTTTATGACGAAGGACATTCCGGTTGTATGGTTGCGGTAAATCTCGAAGAAGAAGTAATCCCTGTGTATCTGAAGGATGTAGAAGACGAGCATGGCAAAATCCGTACCCGTTTGGTGAATATCGATAAAGAAGTAGTACGACAAACCCTGGC